The Mastomys coucha isolate ucsf_1 unplaced genomic scaffold, UCSF_Mcou_1 pScaffold4, whole genome shotgun sequence genome has a segment encoding these proteins:
- the CUNH12orf66 gene encoding KICSTOR complex protein C12orf66 homolog isoform X2 yields the protein MEIADFYEKMYALSTQKFINTEELVSTLDTILKKYSSRFHHPILSPLESSFQLEVGVLSHLLKAQAQISEWKFLPSLVTLHNAHTKLQSWGQTFEKQRETKKHLFGGQSQKAVQPPHLFLWLMKLKTMLLAKFSFYFHEALSRQTTSSEMKALTAKANPDLFGKISSFIRKYDAANVSLIFDNRGSESFQGHGYHHPHSYREAPKGVDQYPAVVSLPSDRPVMHWPNVIMIMTDRASDLNSLEKVVHFYDDKVQSTYFLTRPEPHFTIVVIFESKKSERDSHFISFLNELSLALKNPKVFASLKPGSKG from the exons ATGGAGATCGCAGACTTCTACGAGAAGATGTATGCCCTCAGCACACAGAAGTTCATCAACACCGAAGAGCTGGTCAGCACCTTGGATACCATCCTCAAGAAGTACAGCTCCAG GTTTCACCACCCCATCCTCAGCCCTCTGGAGAGCAGTTTCCAGCTGGAAGTGGGcgtgctgagtcatctcctcaaAGCACAGGCCCAGATCTCGGAGTGGAAGTTCCTGCCATCCCTGGTTACCTTGCACAATGCTCACACGAAGCTTCAGAGCTGGGGCCAGACCTTTGAGAAGCAGCGGGAGACCAAGAAGCACCTGTTTGGAGGGCAGTCGCAGAAGGCCGTGCAGCCCCCACACCTTTTCCTCTGGCTGATGAAACTCAAGACCATGCTCCTGGCCAAGTTCAGCTTTTATTTCCACGAGGCGCTGAGCCGACAGACGACCTCTTCGGAAATGAAAGCGCTGACGGCCAAGGCCAACCCGGACCTCTTTGGAAAGATCTCCAGTTTTATCAGGAAATACGATGCTGCCAACGTGTCCTTAATTTTTGACAACCGGGGCTCAGAGAGCTTTCAGGGTCATGGCTACCACCACCCACATTCCTACCGAGAGGCCCCTAAGGGAGTGGACCAGTACCCAGCCGTGGTGTCTCTGCCCAGTGACAGGCCGGTCATGCACTGGCCCAATGTTATCATGATCATGACAGACCGAGCATCCGACCTGAACAGCTTGGAGAAAGTGGTCCACTTCTATGATGACAAAGTCCAGAGCACCTACTTCCTGACCCGCCCGGAACCCCACTTCACCATCGTAGTCATTTTTGAGTCAAAGAAATCTGAAAGAGACTcccattttatttccttcctcaATGAGCTCTCTCTTGCCCTTAAGAATCCCAAAGTGTTTGCAAGTCTGAAGCCTGGATCCAAAGGTTAG